From a single Arachis duranensis voucher Yi14725-KUN plastid, complete genome genomic region:
- the psaA gene encoding photosystem I P700 apoprotein A1, with the protein MIIRSPEPEVKILVDRDPIKTSFEEWAKPGHFSRTIAKGPDTTTWIWNLHADAHDFDSHTSDLEEISRKVFSAHFGQLSIIFLWLSGMYFHGARFSNYEAWLSDPTHIGPSAQVVWPIVGQEILNGDVGGGFRGIQITSGFFQIWRASGITSELQLYCTAIGALVFAALMLFAGWFHYHKAAPKLAWFQDVESMLNHHLAGLLGLGSLSWAGHQVHVSLPINQFLNAGVDPKEIPLPHEFILNRDLLAQLYPSFAEGATPFFTLNWSKYADFLTFRGGLDPVTGGLWLTDIAHHHLAIAILFLIAGHMYRTNWGIGHGIKEILEAHKGPFTGQGHKGLYEILTTSWHAQLSINLAMLGSLTIVVAHHMYSMPPYPYLATDYGTQLSLFTHHMWIGGFLIVGAAAHAAIFMVRDYDPTTRYNDLLDRVLRHRDAIISHLNWVCIFLGFHSFGLYIHNDTMSALGRPQDMFSDTAIQLQPVFAQWIQNTHALAPNTTAPGATTSTSLTWGGGDLVAVGGKVALLPIPLGTADFLVHHIHAFTIHVTVLILLKGVLFARSSRLIPDKANLGFRFPCDGPGRGGTCQVSAWDHVFLGLFWMYNAISVVIFHFSWKMQSDVWGTISDQGVVTHITGGNFAQSSITINGWLRDFLWAQASQVIQSYGSSLSAYGLFFLGAHFVWAFSLMFLFSGRGYWQELIESIVWAHNKLKVAPATQPRALSIVQGRAVGVTHYLLGGIATTWAFFLARIIAVG; encoded by the coding sequence ATGATTATTCGTTCGCCGGAACCAGAAGTAAAGATTTTGGTAGATAGAGATCCCATAAAAACTTCTTTCGAGGAATGGGCAAAACCCGGTCATTTCTCAAGAACAATAGCTAAGGGACCCGATACTACTACTTGGATTTGGAACCTACATGCTGATGCTCATGATTTCGATAGCCATACTAGTGATTTAGAGGAGATTTCCCGAAAAGTATTTAGTGCCCATTTCGGCCAACTCTCCATCATCTTTCTTTGGCTTAGTGGCATGTATTTCCATGGTGCTCGTTTTTCCAATTATGAAGCATGGCTAAGTGATCCAACTCACATTGGACCTAGTGCCCAAGTGGTTTGGCCAATAGTGGGCCAAGAAATATTAAATGGTGATGTTGGCGGGGGTTTCCGAGGAATACAAATAACCTCCGGTTTTTTCCAGATTTGGCGAGCATCTGGAATAACTAGTGAATTACAACTTTATTGCACCGCAATTGGTGCATTAGTATTTGCAGCCTTAATGCTTTTTGCTGGTTGGTTTCATTATCACAAAGCTGCTCCAAAATTGGCTTGGTTCCAAGATGTAGAATCTATGTTGAATCACCATTTGGCAGGATTACTAGGACTTGGATCTCTTTCTTGGGCCGGGCATCAAGTACATGTATCTTTACCAATTAACCAATTTTTAAATGCTGGAGTAGATCCAAAGGAGATTCCACTTCCTCATGAATTTATCTTGAATCGGGATCTTTTGGCTCAACTTTATCCCAGTTTTGCCGAGGGAGCAACTCCATTTTTCACCTTGAATTGGTCAAAATACGCGGATTTTCTTACTTTTCGTGGAGGATTAGATCCAGTAACTGGCGGTTTATGGCTGACTGATATTGCGCACCATCATTTAGCTATTGCGATTCTTTTCCTGATAGCTGGTCACATGTATAGAACCAACTGGGGGATTGGTCATGGTATAAAAGAGATCTTAGAGGCCCATAAGGGTCCATTTACAGGCCAGGGTCATAAAGGTCTATATGAGATCCTAACAACTTCATGGCATGCTCAATTATCTATTAACTTAGCTATGTTAGGCTCTTTGACTATTGTTGTAGCTCACCATATGTATTCTATGCCTCCTTATCCATACCTAGCTACCGACTATGGGACACAACTATCATTGTTCACACATCACATGTGGATTGGTGGATTTCTCATAGTTGGTGCTGCTGCGCACGCAGCCATTTTTATGGTAAGAGACTATGATCCAACTACTCGATACAACGATCTATTAGATCGTGTCCTTAGGCATCGCGATGCAATCATATCACATCTAAACTGGGTATGCATATTTTTAGGCTTTCACAGTTTTGGTTTGTATATTCATAATGATACCATGAGCGCTTTAGGGCGCCCCCAAGATATGTTTTCAGATACCGCTATACAATTACAACCCGTCTTTGCTCAATGGATACAAAATACCCACGCTTTAGCGCCGAACACAACGGCTCCTGGTGCAACAACAAGCACCAGTTTGACTTGGGGCGGTGGTGATTTAGTGGCAGTGGGGGGCAAGGTTGCTTTGTTACCTATTCCATTAGGAACTGCAGATTTTTTGGTCCATCACATTCATGCATTTACAATTCATGTAACGGTATTGATACTCCTAAAGGGTGTTCTATTTGCTCGTAGCTCGCGATTAATACCGGATAAAGCAAATCTCGGTTTTCGTTTCCCTTGTGATGGACCCGGAAGAGGAGGGACATGCCAAGTATCCGCTTGGGATCATGTCTTCTTGGGGCTATTCTGGATGTACAATGCAATCTCAGTAGTCATATTCCATTTCAGTTGGAAAATGCAGTCAGATGTTTGGGGTACTATAAGCGATCAAGGGGTAGTTACTCATATCACAGGAGGAAACTTTGCGCAGAGTTCCATTACCATTAATGGGTGGCTCCGCGATTTCTTATGGGCGCAAGCCTCCCAGGTAATTCAGTCTTATGGTTCTTCATTATCTGCATATGGTCTCTTTTTCTTGGGTGCCCATTTTGTATGGGCTTTTAGTTTAATGTTTCTATTCAGCGGGCGTGGTTATTGGCAAGAACTTATTGAATCCATCGTTTGGGCTCATAATAAATTAAAAGTTGCTCCTGCTACTCAGCCTAGAGCCTTGAGTATTGTACAGGGACGTGCTGTAGGAGTAACCCATTACCTTCTGGGTGGAATTGCCACAACATGGGCATTCTTCTTAGCAAGAATTATTGCAGTAGGATAA
- the psaB gene encoding photosystem I P700 apoprotein A2, with the protein MALRFPRFSQGLAQDPTTRRIWFGIATAHDFESHDDITEERLYQNIFASHFGQLAIIFLWTSGNLFHVAWQGNFETWVQDPLHVRPIAHAIWDPHFGQPAVEAFTRGGALGPVNIAYSGVYQWWYTIGLRTNGDLYTGALFLLFLSAISLIAGWLHLQPKWKPSVSWFKNAESRLNHHLSGLFGVSSLAWTGHLVHVAIPGARGEYVRWNNFLGVLPHPQGLGPLFTGQWNLYAQNPDSSSHLFGTPQGAGTAILTLLGGFHPQTQSLWLTDIAHHHLAIAILFLIAGHMYRTNFGIGHSIKEILEAHIPPGGRLGRGHKGLYDTINNSLHFQLGLALASLGVITSLVAQHMYSLPAYAFIAQDFTTQAALYTHHQYIAGFIMTGAFAHGAIFFIRDYNPEQNEDNVLARMLDHKEAIISHLSWASLFLGFHTLGLYVHNDVMLAFGTPEKQILIEPIFAQWIQSAHGKTSYGFDVLLSSTNSPAFNAGRSIWLPGWLNAINESSNSLFLTIGPGDFLVHHAIALGLHTTTLILVKGALDARGSKLMPDKKDFGYSFPCDGPGRGGTCDISAWDAFYLAVFWMLNTIGWVTFYWHWKHITLWQGNISQFNESSTYLMGWLRDYLWLNSSQLINGYNPFGMNSLSVWAWMFLFGHLVWATGFMFLISWRGYWQELIETLAWAHERTPLANLIRWRDKPVALSIVQARLVGLAHFSVGYIFTYAAFLIASTSGKFG; encoded by the coding sequence ATGGCATTAAGATTTCCAAGGTTTAGCCAAGGTTTAGCTCAGGACCCCACTACTCGTCGTATTTGGTTTGGTATTGCTACCGCACATGACTTCGAGAGTCATGATGATATTACTGAGGAACGTCTTTATCAAAATATTTTTGCTTCGCATTTCGGACAATTAGCAATAATTTTTCTGTGGACTTCCGGGAATCTGTTTCATGTAGCTTGGCAGGGAAATTTTGAGACATGGGTACAGGATCCTTTACATGTAAGACCTATTGCTCATGCAATTTGGGATCCTCATTTTGGTCAACCGGCTGTAGAAGCTTTTACTCGTGGGGGTGCTCTTGGTCCAGTGAATATTGCCTATTCCGGTGTTTATCAGTGGTGGTATACAATCGGTTTACGTACTAATGGGGATCTTTATACTGGAGCTCTTTTTCTATTATTTCTTTCAGCCATATCCTTAATAGCGGGGTGGTTACACCTACAACCGAAATGGAAACCGAGCGTTTCTTGGTTTAAAAATGCCGAATCCCGTCTTAATCATCATTTGTCAGGACTATTCGGAGTCAGTTCCTTGGCTTGGACAGGACATTTAGTTCATGTCGCTATTCCAGGAGCTAGAGGGGAATACGTTCGATGGAATAATTTTTTAGGTGTATTGCCACATCCTCAAGGATTAGGTCCACTTTTTACAGGCCAGTGGAATCTTTATGCTCAAAACCCAGATTCCAGTAGTCATTTATTTGGTACCCCTCAGGGAGCAGGAACTGCCATTCTAACACTTCTTGGGGGATTCCATCCACAAACGCAAAGCTTATGGCTGACCGATATTGCGCACCATCATTTAGCTATTGCGATTCTTTTCCTGATAGCTGGTCACATGTATAGAACCAACTTCGGGATTGGCCACAGTATAAAAGAGATCTTAGAAGCACACATTCCTCCAGGGGGTAGATTGGGGCGTGGACATAAGGGTCTTTATGACACAATCAATAATTCACTTCATTTTCAATTAGGTCTTGCTCTAGCCTCTTTAGGAGTTATTACTTCCTTGGTAGCTCAACACATGTACTCTTTACCTGCTTATGCGTTTATAGCGCAAGATTTTACTACTCAAGCGGCGTTATATACTCATCATCAATACATCGCAGGATTCATTATGACAGGAGCTTTTGCTCATGGAGCTATATTCTTTATTAGAGATTACAATCCAGAACAAAACGAGGATAATGTATTGGCAAGAATGTTAGACCACAAAGAAGCTATAATATCGCATTTAAGTTGGGCCAGCCTGTTTCTGGGGTTCCATACTTTGGGACTTTATGTCCATAATGATGTCATGCTTGCTTTTGGCACTCCGGAAAAACAAATCTTGATCGAACCCATATTTGCCCAATGGATACAATCTGCGCATGGTAAAACTTCATACGGCTTCGATGTACTGTTATCTTCAACGAATAGTCCGGCGTTCAATGCGGGGCGAAGCATATGGTTGCCCGGTTGGTTAAATGCTATAAATGAGAGTAGTAATTCTCTATTCTTAACAATAGGACCCGGAGATTTCTTAGTTCATCATGCTATTGCTCTAGGTTTACATACAACTACATTGATCTTAGTAAAAGGTGCTTTGGATGCACGTGGTTCCAAGTTAATGCCAGATAAAAAAGATTTTGGTTATAGTTTTCCTTGCGATGGTCCGGGACGAGGTGGTACTTGTGATATTTCGGCTTGGGACGCATTTTATTTGGCAGTTTTCTGGATGTTAAATACGATTGGCTGGGTTACTTTTTACTGGCATTGGAAACACATTACACTATGGCAGGGTAATATCTCACAGTTTAATGAATCTTCTACCTATTTGATGGGATGGTTAAGAGATTATCTATGGTTAAACTCTTCACAACTTATCAATGGATATAACCCCTTTGGTATGAATAGTTTATCCGTCTGGGCATGGATGTTCTTATTTGGACATCTTGTTTGGGCTACTGGATTTATGTTCTTAATCTCCTGGCGCGGATATTGGCAGGAATTGATTGAAACTTTAGCATGGGCTCATGAACGCACACCTTTGGCTAATTTGATTCGCTGGAGAGATAAACCAGTGGCTCTTTCCATTGTGCAAGCGAGATTGGTTGGATTAGCCCACTTTTCTGTAGGTTATATATTTACTTATGCAGCGTTCTTGATTGCCTCTACATCGGGCAAATTTGGTTAA
- the rps14 gene encoding ribosomal protein S14: MARKSLIEREKKRKKLEQKYYLIRRSSKKEISKVPSLSQKWEIHGKLESLPRNSAPTRLHRRCFLTGRPRANYRDFGLSGHILREMVNASLLPGATRSSW, from the coding sequence ATGGCAAGGAAAAGTTTGATTGAGAGGGAGAAGAAGAGAAAAAAATTGGAACAAAAATATTATTTGATTCGCCGATCCTCAAAAAAAGAAATAAGCAAAGTTCCGTCGTTAAGTCAAAAATGGGAAATTCATGGAAAGTTAGAATCACTACCGCGTAATAGTGCACCTACACGTCTTCATCGACGTTGTTTTTTGACCGGAAGACCAAGAGCTAATTATCGGGATTTTGGGTTATCTGGACACATACTTCGTGAAATGGTTAATGCATCTTTGTTGCCTGGTGCAACAAGATCGAGTTGGTAA
- the psbZ gene encoding PsbZ: MTIAFQLAVFALIATSSILLISVPVVFASPDGWSSNKNVVFSGTSLWIVLVFLVGILNSIIS, from the coding sequence ATGACTATAGCTTTCCAATTGGCTGTTTTTGCATTAATTGCTACTTCATCAATCTTATTGATTAGTGTACCGGTTGTATTTGCTTCTCCTGATGGTTGGTCGAGTAACAAAAATGTTGTATTTTCCGGTACCTCATTATGGATTGTATTAGTTTTTTTAGTGGGTATTCTTAATTCTATCATCTCTTGA
- the psbC gene encoding photosystem II CP43 chlorophyll apoprotein, whose product MKTLYSLRRFYHVETLFNGTLALTGRDQETTGFAWWAGNARLINLSGKLLGAHVAHAGLIVFWAGAMNLFEVAHFVPEKPMYEQGLILLPHLATLGWGVGPGGEVIDTFPYFVSGVLHLISSAVLGFGGIYHALLGPETLEESFPFFGYVWKDRNKMTTILGIHLILLGIGAFLLVFKALYFGGIYDTWAPGGGDVRKITNLTLSPSIIFGYLLKSPFGGEGWIVSVDDLEDIIGGHVWLGSICILGGIWHILTKPFAWARRALVWSGEAYLSYSLGALSVFGFIACCFVWFNNTAYPSEFYGPTGPEASQAQAFTFLVRDQRLGANVGSAQGPTGLGKYLMRSPTGEVIFGGETMRFWDLRAPWLEPLRGPNGLDLSRLKKDIQPWQERRSAEYMTHAPLGSLNSVGGVATEINAVNYVSPRSWLATSHFVLGFFLFVGHLWHAGRARAAAAGFEKGIDRDFEPVLSMTPLN is encoded by the coding sequence ATGAAAACCTTATATTCCCTGAGGAGGTTCTACCACGTGGAAACGCTCTTTAATGGAACTTTAGCTTTAACAGGTCGTGACCAAGAAACTACCGGTTTCGCTTGGTGGGCCGGAAATGCCCGACTTATCAATTTATCCGGTAAACTACTGGGAGCTCATGTAGCCCATGCCGGATTAATAGTATTCTGGGCCGGAGCAATGAACCTATTTGAAGTGGCTCATTTCGTACCCGAGAAGCCCATGTATGAGCAAGGCTTAATTTTACTTCCCCATCTAGCAACTCTAGGTTGGGGGGTAGGTCCTGGGGGGGAGGTTATAGACACCTTTCCATACTTTGTGTCCGGAGTACTTCACTTAATTTCCTCTGCAGTATTGGGCTTTGGTGGTATTTATCATGCACTTCTGGGACCTGAGACTCTTGAAGAATCTTTTCCATTCTTCGGTTATGTATGGAAAGATAGAAATAAAATGACTACAATTTTAGGTATTCACTTAATCTTGTTAGGCATAGGTGCTTTTCTTCTAGTATTCAAGGCTCTTTATTTTGGGGGTATATATGATACCTGGGCTCCGGGAGGGGGGGATGTAAGAAAAATTACCAACTTGACCCTTAGTCCAAGTATTATATTTGGTTATTTACTAAAATCACCTTTTGGAGGAGAGGGATGGATTGTTAGTGTGGACGATTTGGAAGATATAATTGGGGGGCATGTATGGTTGGGTTCGATTTGTATACTTGGTGGAATTTGGCATATTTTAACCAAACCTTTTGCGTGGGCTCGGCGTGCACTTGTATGGTCCGGAGAAGCTTATTTGTCTTATAGTTTAGGTGCTTTATCTGTTTTTGGCTTTATTGCTTGTTGCTTTGTCTGGTTTAATAATACCGCTTATCCGAGTGAATTTTACGGGCCCACTGGTCCAGAAGCTTCTCAAGCTCAAGCATTTACTTTTCTCGTTAGAGACCAACGTCTTGGGGCTAATGTAGGATCCGCTCAGGGACCTACCGGTTTAGGTAAATATTTAATGCGTTCCCCGACCGGAGAAGTAATTTTTGGGGGAGAAACTATGCGTTTTTGGGATCTACGTGCTCCCTGGTTAGAACCTCTAAGAGGTCCCAATGGTTTGGACTTGAGTAGACTTAAAAAAGACATACAGCCTTGGCAAGAACGTCGTTCCGCGGAATATATGACTCATGCTCCTTTAGGTTCTTTAAATTCCGTGGGTGGCGTAGCTACCGAGATCAATGCAGTCAATTATGTCTCTCCTAGAAGTTGGTTAGCTACTTCTCATTTTGTTCTAGGATTCTTCCTATTCGTAGGTCATTTATGGCACGCGGGAAGAGCTCGCGCAGCTGCCGCAGGATTTGAAAAAGGAATTGATCGCGATTTTGAACCTGTTCTTTCCATGACTCCTCTTAATTGA
- the psbD gene encoding photosystem II protein D2, which yields MTIALGKFTKDENDLFDIMDDWLRRDRFVFVGWSGLLLFPCAYFALGGWFTGTTFVTSWYTHGLASSYLEGCNFLTAAVSTPANSLAHSLLLLWGPEAQGDFTRWCQLGGLWTFVALHGAFALIGFMLRQFELARSVQLRPYNAIAFSGPIAVFVSVFLIYPLGQSGWFFAPSFGVAAIFRFILFFQGFHNWTLNPFHMMGVAGVLGAALLCAIHGATVENTLFEDGDGANTFRAFNPTQAEETYSMVTANRFWSQIFGVAFSNKRWLHFFMLFVPVTGLWMSALGVVGLALNLRAYDFVSQEIRAAEDPEFETFYTKNILLNEGIRAWMAAQDQPHENLIFPEEVLPRGNAL from the coding sequence ATGACTATAGCTCTTGGTAAATTTACCAAAGATGAAAATGATTTATTTGATATTATGGATGACTGGTTACGGAGGGACCGTTTCGTTTTTGTGGGTTGGTCCGGTCTGTTGCTCTTTCCTTGCGCCTATTTCGCTTTGGGGGGTTGGTTCACAGGTACAACCTTTGTAACTTCATGGTATACTCATGGATTGGCAAGTTCCTATTTGGAAGGCTGTAACTTCTTAACCGCTGCAGTCTCTACTCCTGCTAATAGTTTAGCACACTCTTTGTTGTTACTATGGGGTCCTGAAGCACAAGGAGATTTTACCCGTTGGTGTCAATTAGGTGGTCTGTGGACTTTTGTTGCTCTCCACGGCGCTTTCGCATTAATAGGTTTCATGTTACGTCAATTTGAACTTGCTCGATCTGTTCAATTGCGCCCTTATAATGCAATCGCATTCTCTGGTCCAATTGCTGTTTTTGTTTCCGTATTCCTGATTTATCCACTGGGTCAGTCTGGTTGGTTCTTTGCACCCAGTTTTGGTGTAGCAGCTATATTTCGATTCATCCTATTTTTCCAAGGGTTTCATAATTGGACATTAAACCCATTTCATATGATGGGAGTTGCTGGTGTATTGGGCGCTGCACTACTATGCGCTATTCATGGTGCTACCGTGGAAAATACTTTATTTGAAGATGGTGATGGCGCAAATACATTCCGTGCTTTTAACCCAACCCAAGCTGAAGAAACTTATTCAATGGTCACCGCTAACCGCTTTTGGTCCCAAATCTTTGGGGTTGCTTTTTCCAATAAACGTTGGTTACATTTCTTTATGTTATTTGTACCTGTAACTGGTTTATGGATGAGTGCTCTTGGAGTAGTCGGCCTGGCCTTGAACCTACGTGCCTATGACTTCGTTTCTCAAGAAATACGTGCAGCAGAAGATCCTGAATTTGAGACTTTCTACACCAAAAATATTCTTTTAAACGAAGGTATTCGCGCGTGGATGGCGGCTCAAGATCAGCCTCATGAAAACCTTATATTCCCTGAGGAGGTTCTACCACGTGGAAACGCTCTTTAA